In one window of Synechococcus sp. M16CYN DNA:
- a CDS encoding SBBP repeat-containing protein, translating into MALLSTVDADKDDKHTYQLVEGPGSVDNHLFSINNPSEVDIPEIDGFWGAPTDIFGGIPGDSGDANTIPAELIINHYPDFETKSSYSIRLQTKDSAGQTFEKSFNLTVIDLDEDPSKVTFTPTDISISASSFYENIAGGSAVATLSTTDSDAGDNHAYSLVTGTGDTDNSAFTIDGDQLHINESPDFETNSSYSIRLQTTDSGGLTFEKSFTFNVNDLEDSPSSQLAIPHRKWTQLLGTSDDDYAFSISTSDDGSIYITGSTKGDLDGQTNSGSADAFISKYNSDGSRQWTQLLGTSSHDYAFSISTSDDGSIYITGSTPGDLDGQTNSGSADAFISKYNSDGSRQWTQLLGTSSHDYAFSISTSDDGSIYITGSTPGDLDGQTNSGNTDAFISKYNSDGSRQWTQLLGTSSHDCAFSISISDDGSIYITGYTYGDLDGQTNSGSADAFISKYNSDGSRQWTHLLGTSDYDYASSISISDDESIYITGYTYGDLDGQTNSGSADAFISKYNSDGSRQWTQLLGTSDYDYASSISISDDESIYITGYTSGDLDGQTNSGNTDAFISKYNSDGSRQWTQLLGTSDSDEAEFISISDDESIYITGSTSGDLDGQTNSGSADAFISRFAFNKSPTDISISASSFDENIASGSAVVTLSTSDPDSGDNHTYALVTGTGDTDNASFTIENDKLKIIESPDFETKSSYSVRLQTTDSSGLTFEKSFNLSVNDINDAPTDLYLSSGDTFNDHYVDIDNATSYYGLDSGTFSSVRTVAALSSQDQDHADRHRYKLVKGRGDRDNHKFKIDGENLMIREVPTSEDSTTIYRIRIRTIDLDGGRYRKKIKLYLRPLPEPCACLPPQDPTPINSESIDPEPIDPPESGNPAPGDPGPAPGPPGGAPIEPDPDPGPPGGANPAPIPIDPGPGPGPINPGVQSINNLPMVDEISNYELREAVIIRNQVVSNIILGTSKKDIITGTQDAEILVGCLNKDQLEGKGGGDGFLFHKRDDFGKSKKDNIVDFDPTEGDSILIDGDVYGVSSAFDFEAVENKKSAKQVAKTSVDFIYNEKNGNLYFNENGASKGWGDGGFFAKLIGAPELGASDFTIV; encoded by the coding sequence GTGGCACTGTTGTCGACAGTCGACGCGGACAAGGATGACAAGCATACATATCAACTAGTAGAAGGTCCTGGCAGCGTAGACAACCATCTTTTTTCCATCAACAATCCTTCAGAAGTCGATATCCCAGAAATAGATGGTTTTTGGGGCGCCCCTACAGATATATTCGGAGGCATTCCCGGAGATTCCGGCGATGCGAACACAATCCCTGCAGAATTAATTATAAATCACTATCCAGATTTTGAAACTAAGTCGTCCTACTCAATTCGATTGCAAACCAAGGACTCTGCTGGTCAGACCTTTGAGAAGTCATTCAACTTGACTGTCATTGATCTGGATGAGGATCCCTCAAAAGTAACTTTTACACCCACGGATATCTCAATATCAGCATCATCCTTTTACGAGAACATCGCAGGTGGATCTGCAGTCGCGACCCTGAGCACGACAGACTCAGATGCAGGTGATAACCATGCCTATTCACTGGTCACTGGGACTGGAGACACCGATAACAGCGCATTCACAATTGATGGTGATCAACTCCACATTAATGAATCACCAGACTTTGAAACCAACTCTTCCTACTCAATACGACTACAAACCACAGACTCTGGTGGTCTAACCTTTGAAAAATCATTTACTTTTAATGTGAATGACTTAGAAGATTCTCCTTCCAGTCAATTAGCAATTCCACACAGAAAGTGGACACAATTACTAGGAACATCAGATGATGACTATGCATTTTCCATCAGCACTTCTGATGATGGATCCATCTACATCACGGGTTCTACCAAGGGGGATCTAGATGGGCAAACAAATAGTGGAAGTGCTGATGCATTTATCAGTAAGTACAATAGTGACGGATCTAGGCAGTGGACACAATTACTTGGAACATCAAGTCACGATTACGCATTTTCCATCAGCACTTCTGACGATGGATCCATCTACATCACGGGTTCTACCCCTGGAGATTTGGATGGGCAAACAAATAGTGGAAGTGCTGATGCATTTATCAGTAAGTACAATAGTGATGGATCTAGGCAGTGGACACAATTACTAGGAACATCAAGTCACGATTACGCATTTTCCATCAGCACTTCTGACGATGGATCCATCTACATCACAGGTTCTACCCCTGGAGATTTGGATGGGCAAACAAATAGTGGAAATACGGATGCATTTATCAGTAAGTACAATAGTGATGGATCTAGGCAGTGGACACAATTACTTGGAACATCAAGTCACGATTGCGCATTTTCCATTAGCATTTCTGACGATGGATCCATCTATATCACGGGTTATACCTATGGGGATCTAGATGGGCAAACAAATAGTGGAAGTGCTGATGCATTTATCAGTAAGTACAATAGTGATGGATCTAGGCAGTGGACACATTTACTAGGAACATCAGATTATGACTATGCATCCTCCATTAGCATTTCTGATGATGAATCCATCTACATCACGGGTTATACCTATGGGGATCTAGATGGGCAAACAAATAGTGGAAGTGCTGATGCATTTATCAGTAAGTACAATAGTGATGGATCTAGGCAGTGGACACAATTACTTGGAACATCAGATTATGACTATGCATCCTCCATTAGCATTTCTGATGATGAATCCATCTATATCACGGGTTATACCAGTGGAGATTTAGATGGGCAAACAAATAGTGGAAATACGGATGCATTTATTAGTAAATACAATAGTGACGGATCTAGGCAGTGGACACAATTACTAGGAACGTCAGATTCTGACGAAGCAGAATTTATCAGCATTTCTGATGATGAATCCATCTACATCACGGGTTCTACCAGTGGGGATTTGGATGGGCAAACAAATAGTGGAAGTGCTGATGCATTTATTAGTAGGTTTGCCTTTAATAAGTCACCCACGGATATCTCAATATCAGCATCATCCTTTGACGAAAACATCGCAAGTGGTTCTGCAGTAGTAACCCTGAGCACCTCAGACCCAGATTCAGGAGACAACCATACCTACGCACTGGTCACTGGAACTGGAGATACCGATAATGCTTCTTTCACCATTGAGAACGATAAACTAAAGATCATTGAGTCACCAGACTTTGAAACCAAGTCTTCTTACTCAGTCCGACTGCAAACCACAGACTCAAGTGGACTGACCTTCGAGAAGTCATTCAACTTGAGTGTGAATGACATCAATGATGCGCCAACAGATTTATATCTTTCTTCCGGCGATACATTCAATGACCATTATGTAGATATAGATAATGCTACATCATATTACGGATTGGATTCCGGAACTTTTAGTTCAGTCCGTACAGTTGCAGCACTATCAAGTCAAGACCAGGACCATGCTGACCGTCATAGATATAAGTTAGTCAAAGGAAGGGGTGATAGAGACAATCACAAATTTAAGATCGACGGCGAGAATTTGATGATACGAGAAGTACCTACCTCAGAAGACAGCACCACGATTTATAGAATTCGGATCCGCACAATTGATCTTGATGGGGGCAGATATAGAAAGAAAATAAAACTTTATCTACGACCATTACCAGAACCATGCGCATGCCTTCCACCTCAGGACCCAACTCCCATTAACTCTGAATCCATTGACCCTGAACCCATTGACCCTCCAGAGAGTGGTAATCCTGCACCAGGAGACCCTGGTCCTGCTCCTGGTCCTCCAGGGGGTGCACCAATAGAACCTGATCCTGATCCTGGTCCTCCAGGGGGTGCTAATCCTGCACCAATACCAATAGACCCTGGTCCTGGTCCTGGTCCTATCAACCCTGGTGTTCAATCCATCAATAATCTCCCCATGGTGGATGAGATATCAAACTACGAACTGAGAGAAGCAGTTATAATAAGAAATCAGGTTGTTTCAAATATCATTCTCGGGACGTCTAAAAAGGACATCATCACAGGTACACAAGATGCAGAAATACTTGTTGGATGCTTGAATAAAGATCAACTGGAAGGGAAGGGTGGAGGAGATGGTTTCTTGTTCCACAAGCGCGATGATTTTGGAAAAAGTAAAAAAGATAATATCGTTGATTTCGACCCTACGGAGGGCGACTCAATTCTTATCGATGGAGACGTCTATGGAGTAAGTTCTGCATTCGACTTTGAGGCGGTTGAGAACAAAAAGTCAGCGAAACAAGTCGCAAAAACATCGGTAGATTTTATATACAACGAAAAGAATGGGAATCTTTACTTCAATGAAAATGGCGCAAGTAAAGGTTGGGGCGATGGCGGTTTTTTCGCAAAACTCATAGGAGCACCTGAATTAGGTGCGAGTGACTTCACGATCGTCTAA
- a CDS encoding restriction endonuclease subunit S, with amino-acid sequence MIKDEYKDCNCHALILMRFNQDQVNPQYTSLYFNSAIGKVQLSDIFVGSTLKHVNIGDLRKFKIPLPSLDIQKDIVSKIYSMDYLLNARDAQIQKLLLLKTAISADLLSGRIKVSV; translated from the coding sequence GTGATTAAAGATGAATACAAGGACTGCAACTGCCATGCTCTTATCCTCATGAGATTCAATCAAGACCAAGTAAATCCGCAATATACCTCTCTGTATTTCAATTCAGCAATTGGTAAAGTGCAACTATCTGACATTTTCGTTGGTTCAACCCTCAAGCATGTCAATATCGGAGATCTCAGGAAATTCAAAATTCCATTACCGTCCTTGGATATACAAAAAGATATCGTTTCAAAAATCTATTCCATGGATTATCTGCTGAATGCTAGAGATGCTCAGATCCAGAAACTCCTTTTGCTAAAGACGGCGATTTCCGCAGATCTTCTCTCGGGTCGCATAAAGGTCAGCGTCTGA
- a CDS encoding AbrB family transcriptional regulator produces MAALTPMSPLATLMLYLVAGTTLGLLALLSGIPAAPLAGALLGAGIVSMSERLDSAVWPTGTRTALEIGIGTVIGTGLTRASLEQLHSLWRPALLITVTLVLTGIVIGLWSSRLFGINPVVALLGAAPGGISGMSLVGAEFGVGAAVAALHAVRLITVLLVLPLIVRLVLSSILGQH; encoded by the coding sequence ATGGCTGCATTAACTCCCATGTCTCCTCTAGCAACGCTAATGCTCTACCTGGTAGCTGGAACTACATTAGGACTATTGGCATTGTTAAGTGGAATTCCCGCAGCGCCACTCGCAGGCGCACTGCTTGGGGCTGGTATCGTGAGCATGAGTGAACGCTTAGATTCGGCAGTGTGGCCAACTGGAACACGTACCGCTCTCGAAATCGGTATTGGCACAGTGATTGGCACGGGGCTGACACGAGCATCTTTAGAGCAATTACACAGTCTTTGGAGACCGGCCCTGCTGATTACCGTTACTCTTGTTCTTACGGGGATTGTGATTGGCCTTTGGAGCAGTCGGCTGTTCGGTATCAACCCAGTAGTGGCCCTTCTAGGAGCGGCACCCGGAGGGATCAGTGGCATGAGCCTAGTTGGGGCTGAATTCGGAGTCGGAGCAGCGGTAGCCGCCTTACACGCAGTCCGCCTGATCACTGTTTTATTAGTGCTTCCCCTAATCGTTCGTCTCGTTCTTTCATCAATCCTTGGGCAACACTAA
- a CDS encoding restriction endonuclease subunit S, with translation MRALHLLEEPPIETILSLTGEIYLESSQVKLPRLISGPQKNGITTHGMCTSAAKLIDAGSVLIAMYGATTGQVARLKIPAATNQAVLAIKPKDDLLCADFLYHYLRQSKDDLIATCQGSGQPNLNAGIVKGFLIEFSPLPE, from the coding sequence ATGCGTGCATTGCATCTGCTGGAGGAACCCCCAATAGAAACGATCCTCTCGCTTACGGGGGAGATATACCTTGAGTCAAGTCAGGTGAAGTTGCCTCGTCTGATATCTGGACCACAGAAGAACGGGATTACCACACATGGAATGTGCACATCTGCGGCAAAATTGATAGACGCAGGTTCAGTGCTTATTGCAATGTATGGGGCGACAACAGGACAAGTTGCCCGACTAAAAATACCTGCAGCAACCAATCAAGCAGTCCTTGCTATTAAACCCAAAGATGATCTGCTATGCGCTGATTTCTTGTATCACTACCTTCGCCAATCAAAAGACGACCTGATTGCAACCTGCCAAGGATCTGGGCAACCGAACTTAAATGCTGGAATAGTCAAAGGTTTTCTGATTGAATTTTCCCCACTCCCCGAATAG
- a CDS encoding N-6 DNA methylase produces the protein MRNEDFERDDLLGAAYEYLIKMFADSAGKKGGEFYTPNEVVKLLVALLKPHAGMQVYDPTCGSGGMLIQTKNYLASHGENPANLQLFGQEMNLSTWAICKLNMFLHGIISADIRKGDTLGDPQHVENGEINRFDRVDC, from the coding sequence TTGAGGAACGAGGACTTTGAGCGGGACGATCTGCTGGGTGCTGCATACGAGTACCTGATCAAGATGTTTGCCGATTCAGCAGGCAAGAAGGGCGGCGAGTTTTACACGCCCAACGAGGTGGTCAAACTCCTGGTGGCACTGCTGAAACCTCATGCAGGAATGCAGGTGTATGACCCCACCTGTGGATCAGGGGGCATGTTGATCCAGACCAAGAACTACCTGGCAAGTCATGGCGAGAACCCAGCAAACCTCCAGTTGTTCGGGCAGGAGATGAACCTGAGCACCTGGGCAATCTGCAAGTTGAACATGTTCCTGCACGGCATCATCAGTGCCGACATCAGGAAAGGCGACACGCTTGGAGACCCTCAGCATGTGGAGAACGGAGAGATCAATCGTTTTGATCGGGTGGATTGCTAA
- the guaA gene encoding glutamine-hydrolyzing GMP synthase, producing MSQPSSDGQRQPAIVILDFGSQYSELIARRVREAEVFSVVLGYTTTAYELYLMAPKGIILSGGPNSVYAEHAPVCDPAIWDLGIPVLGVCYGMQLMVQQLGGVVEAAAGNAEYGKAPLEVDDPADLLINVNSGSTMWMSHGDSVKTLPEGFVRLAHTAKTTEATVAHLQRRFYGVQFHPEVAHSTDGMVLIRNFIHQICGCDPDWTAAAFIDEAVALVREQVGDKRVLLALSGGVDSSTLAFLLKKAIDDQLMCMFIDQGFMRKGEPEFLMDLFDRKLNIHVEYINARKRFLDKLENITDPEDKRKIIGTEFIRVFEEESKRLGPFDYLAQGTLYPDVIESAGTNFDSKTGERVAVKIKSHHNVGGLPKDLQFRLVEPLRSLFKDEVRKVGRSLGLPEEIVCRHPFPGPGLAIRILGEVTDEKLNCLRDVDLIVREEIRDAGLYHDVWQAFAVLLPVRSVGVMGDQRTYAWPIVLRCVSSEDGMTADWSRLPYDLMETISNRIVNEVRGVNRVVLDITSKPPGTIEWE from the coding sequence ATGTCCCAGCCCTCGTCCGACGGTCAGCGTCAGCCGGCCATCGTCATCCTTGATTTCGGGTCTCAATACTCGGAACTGATTGCCCGTCGCGTACGCGAAGCTGAGGTGTTTTCAGTTGTTCTTGGTTACACCACCACAGCATATGAGCTCTACCTGATGGCGCCGAAGGGAATCATCCTTAGCGGTGGGCCGAACTCGGTTTACGCTGAGCATGCGCCTGTTTGTGATCCTGCGATCTGGGATCTTGGTATTCCGGTACTGGGTGTTTGTTATGGCATGCAATTAATGGTTCAGCAGCTGGGGGGTGTTGTTGAAGCTGCTGCTGGTAATGCGGAATACGGCAAGGCCCCACTTGAGGTAGATGATCCCGCCGATTTGCTGATCAATGTGAATAGCGGCTCTACGATGTGGATGAGCCATGGTGATTCGGTCAAGACTTTACCTGAAGGCTTTGTGCGTTTGGCCCATACCGCCAAAACGACTGAGGCAACGGTGGCGCATTTGCAGCGCAGGTTTTACGGCGTGCAATTCCATCCAGAGGTGGCGCACTCTACAGATGGGATGGTCTTGATTCGCAATTTTATTCACCAAATTTGTGGCTGTGATCCAGACTGGACAGCTGCCGCTTTTATTGATGAAGCTGTAGCATTGGTGCGCGAACAAGTAGGTGATAAACGGGTTTTACTTGCCCTTTCAGGAGGCGTTGATTCCTCCACGCTTGCTTTTTTGCTGAAAAAGGCAATAGACGACCAGCTCATGTGCATGTTTATTGATCAGGGCTTTATGCGGAAAGGAGAACCTGAGTTTTTGATGGATTTATTTGATCGAAAGCTTAATATCCATGTGGAATACATCAATGCGCGCAAGCGATTTCTTGACAAGCTGGAAAATATCACTGATCCAGAAGATAAACGTAAAATCATTGGTACTGAGTTTATTCGGGTGTTTGAGGAAGAAAGCAAGCGTCTTGGACCGTTCGATTACTTAGCTCAAGGGACGCTTTATCCAGATGTGATTGAGAGCGCTGGCACTAACTTCGATTCCAAAACCGGTGAAAGGGTAGCCGTAAAGATCAAAAGCCATCACAATGTGGGCGGTCTGCCCAAGGACCTGCAATTCAGATTGGTGGAACCGCTTCGCAGTTTGTTCAAAGACGAAGTACGCAAAGTCGGCCGCAGCCTTGGTTTACCAGAGGAGATTGTGTGTCGCCATCCCTTTCCTGGGCCTGGATTAGCTATTCGGATTCTTGGAGAAGTCACTGATGAGAAGCTTAATTGTCTACGCGATGTAGATCTGATCGTACGTGAAGAGATTCGTGACGCAGGGCTGTATCATGATGTCTGGCAGGCTTTCGCCGTTTTGCTTCCTGTTCGTTCTGTTGGAGTGATGGGCGACCAACGCACTTATGCGTGGCCAATTGTATTAAGGTGCGTTTCCAGCGAAGATGGCATGACTGCGGATTGGTCACGCCTTCCTTATGACTTGATGGAAACGATTTCCAATCGAATTGTCAATGAAGTAAGAGGAGTAAATCGGGTTGTTTTGGATATTACGAGCAAACCTCCTGGTACAATCGAGTGGGAATAG
- a CDS encoding site-specific integrase, whose protein sequence is MYEELTHLRVSADAEVPYVYKRLDTQTHLPVEDRTYQLRIPVPGSKGVRKSLKTSDRTTAIEKSEEEVLQLRVLLRQGGSPNKVSVLELVKKFLKTKEVRIRGEWEGKEDRGDKSITQGRYELVRGKLSNYFIRFLGEKTDVRTIPLSVWNEWETWRINNNTRKELGTPSSDTIKNEMGIIREIWKWGIENSYLPNTPKLPFHDENLTPNDKVRRDSWEPHEWKIFSRRVREWVRSLKGSQEEVWDSWISYQMMFFLANCGMRPGEVCKIRRKDVEFYIRNNQDHKFKNLCCLVQVHKSTKTGSRQVNAMGGSFLKRVFDKSKHKKKSDFVFCHLDGTPLTTSEFRNQFYKMTKFTNEDERLGKRLTPYALRHLYYTIRRYNGTTIEGLSKNMGSDYTYLKKHYDHTENRLDTENLTRMNNALGLGGKFIPEGEDFMVPEEI, encoded by the coding sequence ATGTATGAGGAACTGACTCACTTGCGTGTCAGTGCGGATGCGGAGGTTCCATATGTCTACAAGCGTTTGGACACACAAACTCACCTTCCAGTCGAAGACAGGACCTATCAACTTCGTATTCCTGTTCCTGGTTCTAAGGGGGTTCGGAAGTCCCTGAAGACCTCTGATAGGACAACTGCGATCGAGAAGTCAGAAGAGGAAGTCCTCCAGTTGAGAGTTCTTCTGAGACAGGGAGGAAGTCCCAATAAGGTTTCTGTTCTGGAACTGGTGAAGAAGTTCCTTAAGACCAAGGAGGTTCGGATTCGTGGAGAGTGGGAAGGGAAAGAGGATCGTGGAGATAAGAGTATTACTCAAGGAAGATATGAACTGGTTCGTGGGAAGTTGTCCAACTATTTCATTCGTTTCTTAGGTGAGAAAACGGATGTTCGGACGATTCCTTTATCCGTATGGAACGAGTGGGAAACCTGGAGGATCAATAACAACACAAGGAAAGAACTTGGAACGCCCAGTTCTGACACGATTAAGAATGAGATGGGTATAATCCGTGAAATCTGGAAATGGGGTATTGAGAACTCATACCTTCCTAATACTCCTAAACTTCCATTCCATGATGAGAACCTGACTCCGAACGACAAGGTTCGTCGGGACTCTTGGGAACCTCACGAATGGAAGATATTTTCTCGACGTGTCCGTGAGTGGGTGAGGTCGCTCAAAGGTAGTCAGGAAGAGGTTTGGGACTCTTGGATTTCTTATCAGATGATGTTCTTTCTTGCCAACTGTGGTATGCGTCCTGGTGAAGTTTGTAAGATTCGTAGGAAGGATGTTGAGTTCTATATTCGTAATAATCAAGATCATAAGTTTAAGAACCTGTGCTGTCTTGTCCAGGTCCATAAGTCAACAAAAACTGGTTCTCGTCAGGTCAATGCCATGGGTGGTTCTTTCCTGAAGAGAGTGTTTGATAAGTCAAAGCATAAAAAGAAGAGTGATTTCGTTTTTTGCCACCTTGATGGAACTCCTCTCACTACATCTGAGTTCCGAAACCAGTTTTACAAAATGACCAAGTTCACGAACGAAGATGAACGACTTGGGAAACGCCTAACGCCTTACGCACTCAGACATCTCTATTACACAATCCGCCGATACAATGGAACAACTATTGAGGGTCTGAGTAAAAATATGGGTAGTGATTACACTTATCTAAAGAAACACTATGATCATACAGAGAATCGATTGGATACGGAGAATCTCACGAGGATGAATAATGCTCTTGGTTTGGGTGGAAAGTTTATCCCTGAAGGGGAAGATTTTATGGTTCCAGAGGAGATCTAA
- a CDS encoding type I restriction-modification system subunit M N-terminal domain-containing protein produces the protein MDASEFKDYIFGMLFLKRLSDAFEEAREGVIAYYLGKGKSQSEAENLADNQDEYDKTFYVPAKAR, from the coding sequence ATGGATGCCTCGGAATTCAAGGACTACATCTTCGGGATGCTGTTCCTGAAGCGCCTGTCTGATGCCTTTGAGGAGGCACGGGAAGGGGTCATCGCCTATTACCTGGGCAAGGGCAAATCCCAGTCAGAGGCAGAAAACCTTGCAGATAACCAGGATGAGTACGACAAGACCTTCTATGTGCCCGCGAAGGCGAGGTAG
- a CDS encoding alanine--glyoxylate aminotransferase family protein codes for MQDKLTLMIPGPTPVPETVLKAMGRHPIGHRSGEFQAVVRRTAKQLRWLHQTSGDVLVITGSGTAAMEAGIINTLSRGDKVLCGDNGKFGKRWVKVARTYGLEVEVIKAEWGQPLNTEAFRTALEADTAKQIKAVILTHSETSTGVINDLEAVTRHVKAHGTALTIADCVTSLGATNVPMDTWGIDVVVSGSQKGYMLPPGLSFVAMSSRAWKAYEQSDLPKFYLDLGAYQKTAVKDSNPFTPAVNLYFGLEAALEMMQEEGLDTIFARHARHRTAAQAGMEAIGLPLFAAQGYGSPAITAVATRSLDAEQLRKVVKEKFDILLAGGQDHLKGRVFRIGHLGYVCDRDILATISAIEVALQFLGLQKSKVGSGVAAVSAILNQI; via the coding sequence ATGCAGGATAAGCTCACCTTGATGATTCCGGGCCCAACCCCGGTTCCAGAAACGGTGCTCAAGGCGATGGGTCGTCATCCCATCGGTCACCGCAGCGGTGAATTCCAGGCCGTCGTGCGACGCACAGCTAAGCAACTAAGATGGCTACATCAGACCAGTGGCGATGTGTTAGTGATCACTGGCAGTGGCACGGCGGCCATGGAAGCAGGAATTATCAACACCCTCAGTCGTGGCGACAAAGTTCTCTGCGGAGACAATGGCAAATTCGGGAAACGCTGGGTTAAGGTGGCCCGCACCTATGGACTTGAGGTGGAGGTCATAAAAGCGGAGTGGGGACAACCGCTTAACACTGAAGCTTTTCGTACCGCGCTTGAAGCAGACACGGCAAAGCAGATCAAAGCAGTTATACTCACCCACTCGGAAACTTCCACCGGCGTGATCAACGACCTGGAGGCTGTTACCAGACACGTCAAGGCACACGGAACGGCGCTGACTATTGCAGATTGTGTAACTAGCCTCGGAGCCACCAACGTCCCGATGGACACTTGGGGAATTGATGTAGTGGTCTCAGGATCTCAGAAGGGCTACATGCTTCCGCCCGGACTTAGCTTCGTCGCCATGAGCAGCCGTGCTTGGAAGGCCTACGAACAATCAGATCTCCCTAAGTTTTATTTAGATCTTGGCGCTTACCAGAAGACCGCTGTCAAAGACAGTAATCCTTTCACTCCAGCTGTGAATCTCTATTTCGGCCTGGAAGCTGCTCTCGAGATGATGCAAGAGGAAGGTCTTGATACGATATTTGCGCGCCATGCACGTCATCGAACAGCGGCTCAAGCAGGTATGGAAGCCATCGGCTTACCGCTTTTTGCTGCCCAAGGCTATGGTAGCCCCGCTATCACCGCCGTTGCCACAAGAAGTCTTGACGCAGAACAACTGCGCAAAGTAGTGAAGGAAAAATTTGACATCCTTCTAGCCGGCGGGCAGGATCATCTCAAAGGAAGAGTGTTCCGCATCGGCCATCTGGGTTATGTGTGCGATCGTGACATTCTGGCTACTATCTCTGCTATCGAAGTTGCTCTGCAGTTCCTGGGCCTTCAAAAGAGCAAAGTGGGTTCTGGAGTTGCAGCGGTGTCCGCGATACTAAACCAAATCTAA
- the cbiD gene encoding cobalt-precorrin-5B (C(1))-methyltransferase CbiD has translation MSSGLTLPVWVAAAAKASLRALLGQPFAAQVQVELSDRPDPVSVPVISAAQLDNGKQALAISYCDPGLILDLTRNLEIWVRVSWGPDNQTGLQLLAGTGVGTKGPGGDLCISTYARDLLVRNLLPLDRALTVEIVLPRGRDLALRTSNAAFGVVDGLALIGTQAEVQHSAAPNQLKQVLLELARLKADQQFQKDLVLVIGENGLDLARQAQLKPLLKVGNWLGPVMVAAAEAGVQNLLLLGYHGKLIKLAGGIFHTHHHLADGRMEVLTALGFDAGLSLFHLRLLRQAASVNDALKRLEALDSVAANHLWLRLASTVEQRSQEYVARYGDWPMQIGAVLFDRSRRLRWRGPIAEERFFTLMD, from the coding sequence GTGAGTTCCGGGTTGACTTTGCCGGTCTGGGTAGCTGCAGCGGCTAAAGCATCATTGCGTGCACTACTTGGACAGCCGTTTGCTGCTCAAGTGCAAGTAGAACTCTCAGATCGTCCCGACCCAGTCTCGGTGCCTGTGATCTCAGCAGCACAATTGGATAATGGCAAACAGGCTTTGGCGATTAGTTATTGCGACCCAGGGCTAATACTCGACCTCACTCGTAACCTCGAAATCTGGGTACGTGTGTCTTGGGGACCTGATAATCAGACAGGATTGCAGCTGTTGGCTGGAACAGGCGTTGGGACTAAGGGTCCAGGTGGTGACTTGTGCATTTCTACTTACGCCCGAGATTTGTTGGTACGTAATTTATTGCCCTTGGATCGGGCCCTAACTGTTGAGATTGTACTCCCGAGGGGGCGAGATTTGGCTTTACGGACCAGTAATGCTGCTTTTGGCGTTGTCGACGGACTGGCTCTTATCGGAACTCAAGCCGAAGTACAACACAGTGCAGCGCCTAATCAACTGAAACAGGTGCTGTTAGAACTAGCCCGACTCAAAGCAGACCAGCAGTTTCAAAAGGACCTAGTGCTGGTCATAGGAGAAAATGGATTGGATTTAGCCCGTCAGGCTCAACTCAAGCCTTTGCTTAAGGTAGGTAACTGGTTGGGTCCGGTGATGGTTGCAGCAGCTGAAGCAGGTGTCCAGAACCTTTTGCTCCTCGGCTACCACGGTAAACTGATCAAGCTTGCTGGTGGAATTTTCCACACGCATCATCACCTTGCAGATGGACGCATGGAGGTGTTAACCGCCCTCGGTTTCGACGCAGGGCTGTCGTTGTTTCATTTACGTCTACTTCGTCAAGCCGCCTCGGTGAACGATGCTTTAAAGCGACTGGAGGCATTAGATTCAGTCGCTGCTAATCACCTGTGGTTACGACTGGCATCAACAGTTGAGCAACGCAGTCAAGAGTATGTGGCTCGCTATGGTGATTGGCCGATGCAAATTGGTGCTGTGTTGTTTGATCGCAGCCGTCGTTTACGCTGGCGTGGACCGATAGCGGAAGAGCGGTTCTTTACACTGATGGATTGA